CTCAGAAATAGGCAGAGCATAGCTCATAACAAGCATTAATAAAACTATTAGTGCGGTAATATTTAATTTCTTCAAAAACTCAACCCCTTTTCCTTTGCTTTTAGATGATTACATAATTATACGTTTTTTTGTGCATTTTGTTCCATTTCTTATGATATCTTCATGAATATTCATAAACTCTTAAGATTTAGGGAGGTGCCAGGCACTCAAACAATTTAATTAATGGTAGCGAAGACGCGACCTGCGGGACAGCATGGACAATACGAAAAAGTGTTAGAATGAATGCGATCAATCTAACACTTTACTCTTTAATCCGAAGCCACTTTAGCATGAAAATATTTAATTTGTATAGTCAAACAGGCATCGGGCATGATCTTGTACAACCTCTACAAATGCTTCTACTTGGCGTAATTCAAAGGAAGACTCATAGCCTATTAACCATGTATCTCGTGTTAAACCAAATTCTTTTTCATTGTTAGTGAGCGCAATTTTATTAACCCCATCATGCTCATTTAGCGTGATGGACGGTAGTATGGCATAACCTATGCCATTTAACGCCATTTGCTTACATATTTCAATTTGGTCTACCAAAATTTGTCTTCTAGGATTTGAAGCAAAATGCTGTTGCCACCATTGCTGTATTTCCTGATAGTAATTGGAATCACTTTTAAATTGAATAAATGGGCGATCAGTTGTCAGCACATCTTCAATCGTTTTTAACTCCCGATCTACTAAGTACAACGTATCGCGGAAAAGATGAATCTTTTCACCTTTCCAATCAACCTGCCCACGCACAATGCCAATATGGGCCTCGCCCTCATATAAAGCTTTGACAATTTCCGAGCTCCAACCAGTCATAAGTGATATTTTAGCTTCTGGATATTTTGTTACAAAATCTTTTATTATTTTAGGAAGCCAGTTTTGCCCGACAATGGAAGCACAAGCAATTTTCAATGTCCCATTTACTTTTGTTGTTAACGATTGAATCATTTCAAAGATTTCTTCTTTTTTAGCAAGCATATCTGTTGCATACGCTATAACGTGCTCTCCTGCAGGGGTTGCTGTAAGCCCCTTTTGCGAACGAATAAACAGCTGTGCACCCCAATCTTTTTCAATCGATTGCAACCGTTGTGAAAGTGCAGGTTGCGATAAAAACAACCGCTCCGCTGCTTTACGCATATTGCGTTCCTCAGCTAAAACTTTCAAAATTTCTGCCTCTGTTGCCATCAATCACCTAAACCTCCAATACAAGTAAAGGGGGACCTCAAGATGTTGCACCTGAGTCCCCTCTTACACTACTTCTCTTTTTGATAGATATATTTTTTCAACTGTTTTAAAATAACGCGTCTTGTTAAAATCCCTGCAAATGTACCATCTTCATCTATTACACATAAAAACGCATGGTTAATAACCAAATCTAAAGCTCGTTGGAAAGTATCCGTCATCTTTAGAACGGCTATATCTTTTTCCATTATTGTATCTACTTTAATATTTGGTAATTTTTCATATTCAATATGTTCGAGACCTAGAATAGATTCTGTAATCATTTTCATGCTCAATAAACCTTGAAGGCGATATTTCAAATCTAATACAGGTATGGACGAGTACCCTGTACGTGTCAGTACAAGCAGTGCATGCTCGGCACTATTACCACTTTGTACATGTGCAACCTTTTCGGATGAAATAATAAAATCACTAATTGGCATTGCTAATAAGTCTTTGCTGTTAGTTGAAATCATGAACTTCTTCTCCTTTTCTGTCCTTGCTTTGCAGAACAGGATCCTTCTCTTTTATCATATCACAATGTTTCCGACTATGACCACGACAAGGTCAAGAAGAGTTTTTCATAAACAATGTATATTATGGATATTTCTGTTTTAGACAATATGAAATATCAATTTATTTTCCCCGTTTTTCTAAAGTTAATGCAAAAGACCGACTATAAAATCTTTGCACAGTTGTAAAAACTAATTTTTTACATTTTTGTATTGCTATAATGAAATAAAAAACATTGGAGGTATTTTATGTGGACGCAAAATATGGTTGAAACTCCTCGCGGAAACTTCGAGTATTTTAAAATGGGAAAAGGTGAGCCACTCTGTATAACACATCAATATACAGCGTTTAATAGTAATGGCAATATTTTCGCTGCACCTTTTACTACACACTATACAGTCTATTTAATAAACTTAAGGGGCTGTGGAAACTCAAGTGATTCAACAGTACACGATGATTTCAGTTTTAAAAATAGTGTCCAAGATTTAGAAGCTATTAGAAGTGCATTAGGCTTTGCACAATGGAGTTTTGCTGGACACTCTACAGGTGGCATGCTGGGGT
This genomic interval from Lysinibacillus sphaericus contains the following:
- the cbpB gene encoding cyclic-di-AMP-binding protein CbpB produces the protein MISTNSKDLLAMPISDFIISSEKVAHVQSGNSAEHALLVLTRTGYSSIPVLDLKYRLQGLLSMKMITESILGLEHIEYEKLPNIKVDTIMEKDIAVLKMTDTFQRALDLVINHAFLCVIDEDGTFAGILTRRVILKQLKKYIYQKEK
- a CDS encoding LysR family transcriptional regulator codes for the protein MATEAEILKVLAEERNMRKAAERLFLSQPALSQRLQSIEKDWGAQLFIRSQKGLTATPAGEHVIAYATDMLAKKEEIFEMIQSLTTKVNGTLKIACASIVGQNWLPKIIKDFVTKYPEAKISLMTGWSSEIVKALYEGEAHIGIVRGQVDWKGEKIHLFRDTLYLVDRELKTIEDVLTTDRPFIQFKSDSNYYQEIQQWWQQHFASNPRRQILVDQIEICKQMALNGIGYAILPSITLNEHDGVNKIALTNNEKEFGLTRDTWLIGYESSFELRQVEAFVEVVQDHARCLFDYTN